The following coding sequences lie in one Bacteroides helcogenes P 36-108 genomic window:
- a CDS encoding site-specific integrase translates to MATVKTVLVKGRCNSRGAFPLVVQVLHRRKKKVVYTGYSIEPSLFDSLSGRVLAGGAYTQETVRRMNRVCRKISKALDKAIDILERRGVEYGMCDIYRMYETMTGEKGFYSFFKERILVLSETGHEGTAKAYEATLNSMQKHLCGSDFPFARLSPLLVIKYRDSLLEAGISKNTVGFYLHNMKTVYRRGCVELNLSLPSPFRNIRIRTEKTAKRGIPIKLVRTLARLPLPLGTPECLARDVFMFSIYTRGMSFVDIALLKKENVFQQEIRYKRHKTRQFLEIGINRQIQSLLERYGNTPGEYLFPLLEGMEDPYSSYKKAYGKIRYALKKVARRVGLEGALRLHAARHCWATMALDNGTPIHTISECLGHSSEKVTKIYLKELDRSVLDEVNDHIADNIC, encoded by the coding sequence ATGGCAACAGTAAAGACAGTATTGGTAAAAGGTCGGTGTAACAGTCGTGGCGCTTTTCCGTTGGTCGTGCAAGTTCTTCACAGGAGGAAGAAAAAAGTCGTTTATACTGGATACAGCATTGAGCCGAGCTTGTTCGATTCCCTGAGCGGCCGGGTGCTTGCTGGCGGCGCATATACGCAGGAGACTGTCCGGCGGATGAACCGTGTATGCAGGAAAATCAGTAAGGCGTTGGACAAGGCCATAGATATATTAGAAAGAAGAGGAGTTGAATACGGGATGTGTGACATATATAGGATGTATGAAACCATGACTGGCGAGAAGGGATTCTACAGTTTCTTTAAGGAAAGAATCCTCGTGCTTTCCGAAACCGGACACGAAGGGACGGCAAAAGCCTACGAGGCGACTCTGAATTCGATGCAGAAGCATCTGTGCGGGTCCGATTTTCCGTTCGCCCGTCTTTCTCCCCTCCTTGTAATCAAGTATCGGGACAGTCTTTTGGAAGCCGGAATCAGCAAGAATACTGTTGGCTTTTATCTGCACAATATGAAGACTGTGTATAGAAGAGGATGTGTCGAGTTGAATCTGTCACTTCCTTCGCCGTTTCGCAATATCAGAATAAGGACGGAAAAAACTGCCAAGCGGGGCATACCGATCAAGCTGGTGAGAACTCTTGCCCGTCTGCCGCTTCCACTCGGAACCCCTGAATGCCTGGCCAGAGATGTCTTCATGTTCAGTATCTATACTCGGGGAATGTCGTTCGTGGATATTGCACTGCTGAAAAAGGAAAATGTTTTTCAACAGGAAATCCGTTACAAGCGGCATAAGACCAGGCAATTTCTGGAAATCGGGATAAACCGTCAGATACAGAGTCTGTTGGAAAGGTACGGGAATACTCCCGGAGAGTATCTGTTCCCCCTTCTTGAAGGGATGGAAGACCCTTATTCAAGCTATAAGAAAGCTTATGGTAAGATAAGGTACGCACTAAAAAAGGTTGCGAGGAGGGTTGGACTGGAGGGGGCTTTGCGCCTGCATGCCGCGCGTCATTGCTGGGCCACAATGGCGCTTGACAACGGTACACCGATCCATACCATCAGCGAGTGTTTGGGACATTCTTCCGAAAAGGTGACCAAAATTTACCTGAAAGAACTTGACCGGTCTGTACTTGATGAAGTGAATGACCATATAGCTGATAATATTTGCTAA
- a CDS encoding GNAT family N-acetyltransferase, whose amino-acid sequence MNMSYFVSERLHLRAMEPEDLEIMYAMENDPQNWDVTNFNVPYSKFILRQYIENSQCDMFADRQLRMMIVRHEDDAVVGTVDITDFSPLHSRGEIGIVVQREYQSKGYAKEALDLLCDYVFGFLFLKQLTAHISTDNEASIQLFKSCGFAECGLLKEWWCVGGQYKDVVLLQRLRG is encoded by the coding sequence ATGAATATGTCTTACTTTGTAAGTGAACGTTTGCATCTTCGTGCGATGGAACCGGAGGATCTTGAGATAATGTATGCAATGGAAAATGATCCTCAAAATTGGGATGTGACAAATTTTAATGTTCCTTATTCCAAATTTATTCTCAGGCAATACATAGAGAACTCGCAATGTGACATGTTTGCCGACCGTCAACTCCGTATGATGATTGTGCGCCACGAAGATGATGCTGTGGTAGGAACGGTGGATATTACGGATTTTTCCCCCTTGCATTCTCGGGGGGAAATAGGTATTGTGGTCCAGAGAGAATATCAAAGCAAAGGTTATGCCAAAGAAGCATTGGATTTGTTGTGTGATTATGTATTCGGTTTCCTTTTTCTGAAGCAGCTCACCGCCCATATTTCTACAGATAATGAAGCAAGCATACAGTTGTTTAAATCATGTGGATTTGCAGAATGTGGACTGCTGAAAGAGTGGTGGTGCGTAGGAGGGCAATACAAAGATGTTGTATTGCTGCAACGCCTTCGCGGATAG
- the recR gene encoding recombination mediator RecR has protein sequence MNGQYPSTLLEKAVSEFAKLPGVGRKTAMRLVLHLLRQDTMAVEAFGNAIITLKHEVKYCKVCHNISDTEICRICSNPQRDSSVVCVVENIRDVMAVEATQQFRGLYHVLGGVISPMDGIGPGDLQIESLVQRVSSGDIKEVILALSTTMEGDTTNFYIYRKLEKMGVKLSVIARGISVGDELEYADEVTLGRSIVNRTPFTGTV, from the coding sequence ATGAATGGACAGTATCCCTCGACATTATTGGAAAAGGCAGTCAGTGAGTTTGCCAAACTGCCGGGTGTGGGACGTAAAACAGCAATGAGACTGGTGCTTCATCTTCTGCGTCAGGATACGATGGCAGTGGAGGCTTTCGGTAATGCCATCATTACGTTGAAGCATGAAGTGAAGTATTGCAAAGTATGCCATAATATTTCAGATACGGAAATATGCCGTATCTGTTCCAACCCGCAGCGTGATTCTTCTGTCGTCTGTGTGGTGGAAAACATCCGTGACGTCATGGCAGTAGAGGCTACACAGCAGTTTCGCGGGCTGTACCATGTATTGGGAGGCGTTATCTCTCCAATGGATGGGATTGGTCCCGGTGATTTGCAGATCGAAAGCCTTGTGCAACGTGTTTCTTCGGGGGATATAAAAGAAGTGATACTTGCCCTGAGCACCACGATGGAAGGAGACACTACGAATTTCTATATATATCGCAAATTGGAAAAAATGGGCGTGAAGCTTTCAGTAATAGCCCGTGGTATTTCTGTCGGCGATGAATTGGAGTATGCCGATGAGGTAACACTCGGACGGAGTATAGTCAACCGTACTCCGTTTACGGGAACGGTATAA
- the yihA gene encoding ribosome biogenesis GTP-binding protein YihA/YsxC: protein MEISNAEFVISNTDVKKCPPGTFPEYAFIGRSNVGKSSLINMLTNHKGLAMTSATPGKTMLINHFLINKNWYLVDLPGYGYAKRGQKGQEQIQNIIRSYILQREQMTNLFVLVDSRLEPQAIDLDFIEWLGENGVPFAIVFTKGDKMKGGRLNANIRQYLKKLEEQWEELPPYFITSSENRMGREELLDYIEKINKELNSK, encoded by the coding sequence ATGGAAATATCGAACGCCGAATTCGTCATCAGTAACACAGACGTGAAGAAATGCCCCCCAGGAACATTTCCCGAATATGCCTTCATTGGGCGCTCCAACGTGGGGAAATCCAGTCTTATCAATATGCTGACAAACCACAAAGGGCTCGCCATGACATCGGCTACGCCCGGAAAGACAATGCTCATCAACCATTTCCTTATCAACAAGAATTGGTATCTCGTTGACCTTCCCGGCTACGGCTATGCCAAACGGGGACAAAAAGGCCAAGAGCAAATTCAAAACATCATACGAAGCTACATACTGCAACGTGAGCAAATGACCAACTTGTTTGTACTGGTTGACAGCAGACTGGAACCTCAGGCTATTGATCTCGACTTCATAGAATGGTTGGGCGAAAACGGTGTTCCTTTTGCCATCGTATTCACCAAAGGAGACAAAATGAAAGGCGGAAGGTTGAACGCCAATATCAGGCAATACCTCAAAAAATTGGAAGAACAATGGGAAGAACTTCCACCCTACTTCATCACTTCTTCCGAAAACCGTATGGGTCGAGAAGAATTATTGGACTATATTGAGAAAATCAACAAAGAACTGAACAGTAAATAA
- a CDS encoding DUF4923 family protein: MKKIIFWHLFVAALLVANNGQAQSLKDLFSKENLEKAVSTVTGKSTSVNMEGTWKYTGSAVEFESDNLLKKAGGAVAASTAESKLNEQLAKIGIKEGQMSFTFNADSTFNANIGAKKLNGTYSYNSTTQSVNLKFAKLIGMNAKVSCTSSSMDLLFNSDKLLKLLTFLGSKSSSTTLKTVSTLANSYDGMMTGFTMKKQ; this comes from the coding sequence ATGAAGAAAATTATTTTTTGGCATCTTTTTGTTGCCGCATTGCTTGTAGCCAACAATGGTCAGGCACAATCTCTGAAAGATTTATTCAGCAAGGAGAATCTTGAAAAAGCGGTCAGCACCGTAACCGGAAAAAGCACCAGTGTAAATATGGAAGGAACCTGGAAATATACAGGCTCTGCCGTTGAATTTGAATCGGACAATCTGCTGAAAAAAGCGGGAGGCGCAGTTGCGGCATCTACTGCAGAAAGTAAACTCAATGAGCAATTAGCCAAAATCGGCATCAAGGAAGGGCAAATGAGTTTCACATTCAATGCAGACAGCACGTTCAACGCCAATATAGGAGCCAAGAAACTAAATGGAACTTATTCCTACAACAGCACAACACAGAGCGTCAACCTCAAATTTGCCAAACTGATAGGTATGAATGCAAAAGTAAGCTGCACGTCCTCCAGCATGGACTTATTATTCAACTCGGACAAACTGCTGAAATTATTGACTTTTCTGGGTAGCAAAAGTAGTAGTACGACTTTAAAAACAGTCAGTACACTGGCAAACAGCTACGATGGTATGATGACAGGATTCACTATGAAGAAACAATAA
- the nspC gene encoding carboxynorspermidine decarboxylase — MTDKDFDLFPSPCYIMEEELLRRNLTLIKSVADRAGVEIILAFKSFAMWRSFPVFREYIEHSTASSVYEARLALEEFGSKAHTYSPAYTEADFPEIMRCSGHITFNSLMQFHRFYPMTVAEGSGISCGIRINPEYSEVETELYNPCAPGTRFGLMADQLPEILPYGIEGFHCHCHCESSSYELEHTLERMEGKFSKWFSQIKWLNLGGGHLMTRKDYDIEHLIRLLQGLKERYPHLQIILEPGSAFTWQTGVLTSEVVDIVENRGIRTAVLNVSFTCHMPDCLEMPYQPSVRGAQIGSEGAHVYRLGGNSCLSGDYMGFWSFDHELQIGERIVFEDMIHYTMVKTNMFNGIHHPAIAMWTEEGNAEIFKQFSYEDYRDRMS; from the coding sequence ATGACAGATAAAGATTTTGATCTTTTCCCTTCTCCCTGTTACATTATGGAAGAAGAACTTTTGAGGAGAAACCTTACTTTGATAAAGAGTGTAGCCGACCGTGCGGGGGTAGAGATTATCCTTGCATTCAAATCTTTTGCCATGTGGCGCTCGTTTCCCGTCTTCAGGGAGTATATAGAACATTCTACGGCAAGTTCTGTATATGAGGCCCGTCTGGCATTGGAAGAATTCGGCAGTAAGGCGCATACCTATTCGCCTGCCTATACCGAGGCCGATTTTCCGGAGATAATGCGTTGCAGCGGCCATATAACTTTTAATTCGTTGATGCAGTTCCATCGTTTCTATCCGATGACCGTTGCGGAAGGAAGTGGAATCTCTTGCGGCATCCGTATCAATCCGGAGTATTCTGAGGTTGAAACCGAATTGTATAATCCTTGTGCTCCCGGAACCCGTTTCGGTCTGATGGCCGACCAATTACCAGAGATACTTCCGTATGGCATTGAAGGCTTCCATTGCCATTGCCATTGCGAGTCTTCTTCTTATGAACTGGAGCACACGCTGGAGCGTATGGAAGGGAAATTCTCCAAATGGTTCTCTCAAATCAAATGGTTGAATTTGGGCGGCGGACATCTGATGACGCGTAAAGATTATGATATAGAACATCTTATCCGCTTGTTGCAGGGGTTGAAAGAACGCTATCCTCATTTGCAGATTATTTTGGAACCGGGATCTGCCTTTACCTGGCAAACCGGTGTGTTGACTTCCGAAGTTGTGGATATTGTAGAAAACCGTGGCATTCGTACCGCAGTTTTAAATGTCAGTTTCACCTGTCACATGCCCGATTGTTTGGAGATGCCTTACCAGCCCTCGGTGCGTGGTGCACAGATAGGAAGTGAGGGGGCGCATGTCTATCGCTTAGGCGGCAATTCTTGTTTGAGTGGTGATTATATGGGATTTTGGAGTTTTGATCATGAACTGCAAATTGGTGAGAGAATCGTTTTTGAAGATATGATTCATTATACGATGGTAAAGACAAATATGTTCAACGGAATTCATCATCCGGCTATTGCCATGTGGACTGAAGAAGGAAATGCTGAAATCTTTAAGCAATTTTCCTATGAAGATTATCGTGACCGAATGAGTTGA
- a CDS encoding ATP-dependent helicase, whose product MPDYIQELNEGQREAVLYNDGPLLVIAGAGSGKTRVLTYKIAYLLENGYQPWNILALTFTNKAAREMKERIAHQVGTERARRLWMGTFHSMFLRILHVEAPHLGFTPQFTIYDTADSKSLLRSIIKEMKLDEKVYKPGIVQARISNAKNHLVSPAGYANNKEAYEGDCAAKMPSVRDIYQRYWERCRQADAMDFDDLLFYTFLLFRDHPDVLARYQEQFRYILVDEYQDTNFAQHSIVLQLAKNHRHVCVVGDDAQSIYSFRGADIDNILYFTEVYPGTKVFKLEQNYRSTQTIVRAANSLIEKNQRQIHKEVFSKKEEGESIGVYQAYSDVEEGEIVVNKIAELHHREHCVYSDFAVLYRTNAQSRIFEEAMRKRGMPYRIYGGLSFYQRKEIKDVIAYFRLAVNPNDEEAFKRIINYPARGIGDTTVGKIIAAATGNNVSLWAVLCEPLTYGLELNKGTAGKLQGFRDLISGFITDVAEKNAYETGTEIIRRSGIVNDVCQDNSPENLSRKENIEELVNGMSDFCARRQEEGNANILLVDFLSEVSLLTDQDSDKDGDDEKITLMTVHSAKGLEFKNVFVVGMEENLFPSGMVGDSPRALEEERRLFYVAITRAEKHCYLSFAKTRFRYGKMEFGSPSRFLKDIDARFLRLPQDVVVGRRIDEGAENFRREKQKIFSPTVPRNLKRVTSSSGASPASSVHPSGGTVPNGVRPGQFIEHERFGLGEVLKVEGEGDSVKATIHFKNAGDKQLLLRFARFKVVE is encoded by the coding sequence ATGCCCGATTACATACAAGAATTGAATGAAGGACAGCGTGAGGCGGTTCTTTATAATGATGGCCCGTTGTTGGTGATAGCCGGGGCCGGTTCCGGGAAGACGCGTGTGCTGACCTATAAGATAGCCTATTTGCTGGAGAACGGTTACCAGCCGTGGAATATCCTTGCGTTGACTTTTACCAACAAGGCGGCACGTGAGATGAAAGAACGTATTGCCCACCAGGTGGGAACGGAACGTGCCCGTCGGCTTTGGATGGGGACGTTTCACTCCATGTTCCTGCGCATTCTGCATGTTGAGGCCCCGCATCTGGGATTCACGCCGCAGTTCACTATTTATGATACGGCGGACAGCAAGAGCCTTTTGCGCTCCATTATCAAAGAAATGAAACTGGATGAGAAAGTATATAAGCCGGGGATAGTGCAGGCTCGTATTTCCAATGCCAAAAACCATTTGGTTTCTCCGGCAGGATATGCCAATAACAAAGAGGCTTATGAAGGAGATTGCGCCGCTAAGATGCCGTCTGTCCGTGATATCTACCAAAGGTATTGGGAACGTTGCAGGCAAGCAGACGCAATGGACTTTGATGATTTGCTGTTTTATACTTTTCTCTTATTCCGTGATCATCCGGATGTGCTTGCCCGCTATCAGGAACAGTTCCGATATATATTGGTGGATGAGTATCAGGATACCAATTTTGCCCAGCATAGCATCGTCCTGCAGTTGGCAAAAAATCATCGGCATGTATGCGTGGTGGGGGATGATGCTCAAAGTATCTATTCTTTCCGTGGTGCTGATATCGATAATATCTTGTATTTCACGGAAGTTTATCCCGGTACTAAAGTCTTCAAGCTGGAGCAGAATTATCGTTCCACGCAAACCATAGTCCGTGCGGCCAACAGTCTGATAGAGAAAAATCAGAGGCAGATACATAAGGAGGTTTTTTCCAAGAAAGAAGAAGGAGAGTCTATCGGGGTTTATCAGGCGTATAGCGATGTGGAAGAAGGGGAAATCGTAGTCAATAAGATTGCGGAATTGCACCATCGGGAACATTGCGTCTATTCTGATTTTGCCGTGCTTTACCGGACCAATGCGCAAAGTCGTATTTTTGAAGAGGCCATGCGCAAGCGGGGAATGCCTTATCGCATTTATGGTGGTCTGTCCTTTTACCAGCGCAAGGAAATTAAAGATGTGATAGCCTATTTCCGCTTGGCGGTGAACCCTAACGATGAGGAAGCTTTCAAACGTATCATCAATTATCCGGCACGTGGTATTGGTGACACCACGGTAGGAAAAATCATAGCTGCCGCTACCGGAAACAACGTCAGCCTGTGGGCTGTTCTTTGCGAACCGCTGACCTATGGGCTGGAACTGAATAAAGGAACTGCCGGAAAACTGCAAGGTTTCCGTGATCTTATATCCGGTTTTATCACCGATGTGGCAGAGAAAAACGCTTATGAAACCGGAACTGAAATCATCCGCCGGTCTGGAATTGTAAACGATGTTTGCCAGGATAATTCTCCTGAGAACCTTAGTCGGAAAGAGAACATAGAAGAATTGGTAAATGGCATGAGTGATTTCTGTGCCCGGAGGCAGGAAGAAGGAAATGCGAACATTCTGTTGGTGGATTTCCTGTCGGAAGTATCTCTGCTTACCGATCAGGATTCCGACAAGGATGGAGATGATGAGAAGATAACCCTGATGACTGTCCATTCGGCCAAAGGGCTGGAGTTTAAAAACGTGTTTGTGGTAGGAATGGAAGAAAATCTTTTTCCGAGTGGTATGGTAGGTGACTCGCCCCGTGCCTTGGAAGAAGAACGGCGCTTGTTCTATGTGGCTATTACCCGGGCGGAGAAGCATTGTTACCTTTCATTCGCAAAGACACGTTTCCGTTATGGCAAAATGGAATTTGGAAGTCCCAGCCGTTTCCTTAAAGATATAGACGCGCGTTTCCTACGTTTGCCGCAAGATGTTGTTGTCGGTCGTCGTATAGATGAAGGAGCAGAGAACTTCAGACGTGAGAAGCAAAAGATTTTTTCTCCGACGGTTCCCCGCAATCTGAAACGGGTGACGTCTTCTTCCGGTGCTTCTCCTGCATCTTCTGTGCATCCTTCGGGCGGTACAGTTCCAAATGGTGTCCGACCCGGGCAATTCATAGAGCACGAACGCTTTGGACTGGGCGAAGTATTGAAGGTGGAAGGAGAGGGTGACAGTGTTAAAGCAACCATTCACTTTAAGAATGCCGGAGACAAGCAACTTTTATTGCGTTTTGCCCGTTTTAAAGTTGTGGAGTGA
- a CDS encoding superoxide dismutase, whose translation MNTLLMTLMMTVMTYEMPKLPYANNALEPVISQQTIDYHYGKHLQTYVNNLNNLTPGTEYEGKDLISIVSSAPDGPIFNNAGQVLNHTLYFLQFSPKPVHSEPTGKLAEAIKRDFGSFENFKKEFNAAAVGLFGSGWAWLSADKDGKLHITKEANGSNPVRFGLTPLLGFDVWEHAYYLDYQNRRADHINSLWSIIDWEVVSKRLK comes from the coding sequence ATGAATACGTTATTAATGACTTTAATGATGACAGTTATGACTTACGAAATGCCTAAACTTCCTTACGCAAACAATGCGCTGGAACCTGTAATCAGTCAGCAAACAATAGATTACCATTACGGTAAACATCTGCAAACTTATGTAAACAATCTCAATAATCTCACTCCGGGTACAGAATATGAAGGAAAAGATCTGATCAGTATCGTATCTTCCGCGCCGGATGGACCTATATTCAACAATGCCGGACAAGTATTGAACCACACTCTCTACTTCCTGCAGTTTTCGCCCAAACCTGTCCATAGTGAACCGACGGGTAAATTGGCAGAGGCCATCAAACGAGACTTCGGCAGTTTCGAGAACTTCAAGAAGGAATTTAATGCAGCCGCTGTCGGACTGTTCGGTTCGGGCTGGGCATGGCTTTCTGCCGACAAGGACGGAAAACTTCATATCACCAAAGAAGCCAACGGCAGCAATCCGGTACGTTTCGGACTGACCCCCCTATTGGGATTTGATGTCTGGGAACATGCCTATTATCTTGATTATCAGAATCGTCGTGCAGACCATATTAACTCACTTTGGAGTATCATCGATTGGGAGGTAGTAAGCAAAAGATTAAAATAA
- a CDS encoding thiamine phosphate synthase yields the protein MKLIVVTAPTFFVEEDKIITALFEEGLDILHLRKPETPAMYSERLLTLIPEKYHRRIVTHEHFYLQEEFNLMGIHLNARNPNEPHDYSGHISCTCHSMEEIQSKKHFYDYLFLSPIYNCITKNGVTSGFTAEELRQAGKNKIVDNRVMALGGITPDNILEIKDYGFGGAVVMGDLWNKFNTRTDRDYLEIIRHFKKLKEMSD from the coding sequence ATGAAACTCATAGTAGTCACAGCACCCACATTCTTTGTAGAAGAAGACAAAATTATCACGGCACTCTTTGAAGAAGGTCTTGATATTCTACATCTGAGGAAACCGGAAACTCCCGCCATGTATTCCGAACGGCTTTTGACTCTGATACCCGAAAAATATCACAGGCGCATCGTCACCCATGAACACTTCTATTTACAAGAAGAATTTAATCTGATGGGCATACACCTGAATGCGCGCAACCCGAACGAGCCACATGATTACTCAGGACACATCAGTTGTACCTGTCATTCCATGGAAGAGATACAAAGCAAAAAGCATTTTTATGATTATTTGTTTTTGAGCCCCATCTACAACTGTATCACAAAGAATGGGGTAACTTCCGGATTTACCGCAGAAGAACTTCGTCAGGCCGGAAAAAATAAGATTGTGGACAACAGAGTAATGGCGTTGGGTGGCATTACTCCCGACAATATCTTGGAAATTAAAGATTATGGCTTTGGTGGTGCAGTGGTAATGGGCGACCTCTGGAATAAGTTCAATACCCGCACAGACCGTGACTATTTAGAAATAATCCGTCATTTCAAGAAGCTGAAGGAAATGTCCGATTAA
- a CDS encoding sensor histidine kinase — MNVPLIALLLIKILGFIERNEILLIAFMIIIFLLLIIMIIISIGKSRRVKTLRQMNEVAEETNQLKNAFIANMTHEIRTPLNAIVGFTTMLAEMDNLDKATRMAFLKEINENKDSLLQLVNDLLDYSKIEANTLEYNDEEVDVNTLIAEVCMAENTGSHPGGIQVEFVEKLPQCRLVVDRVRFAQVVGNLVRNALKFTEKGSVKIGCRQLSNRNFYFYVADTGCGIDEEGRHAIFERFVKMNYNIKGTGLGLSITKSIVEHYGGGIGVESKKGEGSTFYFTLPVGVEYREYGKF; from the coding sequence ATGAATGTACCACTTATAGCTCTGCTTTTAATAAAGATACTTGGTTTTATAGAAAGAAATGAAATATTGCTGATTGCTTTTATGATAATCATATTTTTATTGTTGATTATCATGATTATCATTTCTATCGGTAAGAGCAGACGGGTGAAAACTCTGCGTCAGATGAATGAGGTGGCGGAAGAAACTAATCAACTGAAGAATGCTTTTATCGCCAATATGACTCATGAGATACGGACACCGTTGAATGCCATTGTGGGTTTCACCACCATGCTTGCCGAAATGGATAACTTGGACAAAGCAACGCGCATGGCTTTTTTGAAAGAAATTAATGAAAACAAGGATTCCTTGCTGCAATTGGTGAATGATTTGCTGGACTATTCTAAAATAGAAGCAAATACCTTAGAGTATAATGATGAAGAAGTAGATGTGAACACTTTGATCGCTGAAGTTTGCATGGCAGAAAATACCGGCTCCCATCCCGGTGGAATTCAGGTTGAATTTGTAGAAAAGTTACCTCAGTGTCGTTTAGTGGTAGATCGGGTGCGATTTGCGCAGGTTGTCGGCAATCTGGTGAGAAATGCATTGAAATTTACCGAAAAGGGAAGCGTGAAAATAGGATGCAGGCAATTGAGTAACCGGAACTTTTATTTTTATGTAGCCGATACTGGTTGTGGTATTGATGAAGAAGGACGTCATGCTATTTTTGAGCGTTTTGTAAAGATGAACTATAATATAAAAGGTACGGGCTTGGGACTCTCCATTACAAAGTCCATCGTAGAGCATTACGGAGGAGGTATTGGGGTGGAGTCTAAGAAAGGAGAGGGCTCTACTTTCTATTTCACATTACCTGTTGGGGTGGAGTATAGAGAATATGGAAAGTTTTAA